A DNA window from Vigna unguiculata cultivar IT97K-499-35 chromosome 10, ASM411807v1, whole genome shotgun sequence contains the following coding sequences:
- the LOC114165580 gene encoding uncharacterized protein LOC114165580, with protein sequence MGRNVHRVLIDQGSSTDVMFWDTFVGLQVPRDQLQPFDGVLVGFSGEQVEVRGHVDLRTTFSDENAAKTIVIRYLVVNAPSSYNLLLGRPSLNKLGAVISTSHMKMKFPTEGKIVTMKVDQEIARKCYENSLRTRRTYALAQTTPTPINNETEQVELDPRAAEERRGPKPVGDLKEIEISSGRKVKIGSDLDPKVETELCQVLRSNLTSFAWTARDMPGINPDVICHRLNVNPGAKAKVQRRRRLNEEKAEAAAGEILKLQEAGHIKEIQYPEWLANIVMVKKANGKWRMCVDFTNLNTACPKDSYPLPNIDTLVDRVSGCGLLSFMDAYSGYNQIRMHPEDEDKTAFMGIKANFCYLVMPFGLKNAGATYQRMMDRILQPMLGRNVEAYVDDMVVTSTREGSHADDLQELFDTINKYQLRLSPEKCVFGVKAGKFLGFMLTERGIEANPDKCMTIINMKSPSSVCEVQQLTGRMAALARFLARSGDKGHPYFQCLQKNNKFPWTPDCEQAFTELKEYLCRPPVLSRPELGIPLQMYITVTEYAISSVLVQEKEGAQRPIYFVSRLLRGAEKRYPTLEKAALAIRNLPYLELRANGNTSREDGTITKWILSIDGSSNQRGSGAGVVLEGPGGVLVEQSLKFSFKTSNNQAEYEALAAGILLAKEMGVQHLTARSDSLLVTGQVNGDFAARDPQLARYLEYVKSLAATFTTFELVHVPREDNNRADLLSKLASCTKPGQQKSVIKETLKAPRVSNSEKVVVMTSHGNSNSETWMTLIKAYLADGVLPSDPTEANRIKRSSTRYTLLDGHLFRLGFSRPILTCIKEEEAKRILTELHEGICRSHIGGRALMLRTLRAGYFWPTMKKDCAEFVQRCDQCQRHSNLHMLHPRSYILSTLPGPSTPGTLTSWDHFH encoded by the exons ATGGGGCGAAATGTCCATCGAGTCCTTATCGATCAAGGAAGCTCGACAGATGTGATGTTTTGGGACACGTTCGTAGGCCTACAGGTACCCCGAGATCAATTACAACCATTCGACGGCGTTCTCGTGGGTTTTTCTGGCGAACAGGTTGAAGTCCGAGGCCATGTGGATTTGAGAACGACCTTTTCAGACGAGAATGCAGCGAAGACCATCGTGATTCGATATCTAGTAGTAAACGCACCCTCTTCTTACAACTTGCTGTTAGGGAGACCTTCTCTGAACAAATTGGGAGCGGTGATTTCTACTAGCCATATGAAAATGAAGTTCCCGACAGAAGGAAAAATCGTTACTATGAAAGTCGACCAGGAAATCGCCCGCAAATGCTACGAAAATAGTTTGCGCACTCGAAGGACTTACGCTTTGGCTCAAACAACGCCAACTCCGATCAATAACGAAACAGAGCAAGTTGAATTAGACCCGAGGGCTGCAGAGGAACGACGTGGCCCAAAACCCGTCGGAGACTTAAAGGAGATCGAAATCTCCTCGGGGCGAAAGGTGAAAATTGGCTCGGATTTAGATCCAAAAGTAGAAACTGAGCTTTGCCAGGTTCTACGATCAAACCTCACGTCATTTGCATGGACCGCCAGAGACATGCCAGGAATCAACCCAGACGTTATTTGTCATCGTTTAAATGTAAATCCTGGGGCAAAGGCCAAAGTGCAAAGGCGGAGAAGGCTAAATGAAGAAAAGGCGGAGGCCGCCGCAGGGGAGATCTTGAAATTACAAGAAGCAGGGCACATCAAGGAAATCCAATACCCCGAATGGTTGGCTAACATAGTAATGGTGAAGAAGGCGAACggtaaatggcggatgtgcgtcgATTTCACGAATTTGAATACCGCGTGTCCCAAAGACTCCTACCCCCTGCCCAACATAGACACATTGGTCGATAGAGTGTCGGGCTGTGGATTATTAAGCTTCATGGATGCTTATTCAGGTTACAATCAAATCCGAATGCACCCAGAAGACGAGGACAAAACGGCTTTTATGGGAATAAAAGCAAATTTTTGCTATCTGGTAATGCCTTTCGGACTCAAAAACGCAGGCGCAACATATCAAAGAATGATGGACAGGATTCTGCAGCCCATGCTGGGACGTAACGTAGAAGCCTATGTGGATGACATGGTGGTCACCTCAACTAGGGAAGGAAGTCATGCAGATGACCTCCAAGAGTTATTTGATACCATCAACAAATACCAATTGCGTTTAAGTCCTGAGAAGTGCGTTTTTGGCGTCAAGGCAGGCAAATTTCTAGGTTTTATGTTGACCGAAAGAGGAATCGAGGCCAACCCTGACAAATGCATGACAATCATTAACATGAAAAGCCCGAGCTCCGTATGTGAAGTACAACAGTTGACGGGAAGAATGGCAGCATTGGCTCGGTTCTTGGCGAGAAGTGGTGACAAAGGACACCCCTACTTTCAGTGTTTACAGAAGAACAATAAGTTCCCGTGGACACCCGATTGTGAACAGGCCTTCACGGAACTAAAAGAGTATCTATGTCGACCTCCAGTTCTTAGTCGGCCCGAGCTCGGAATCCCACTACAGATGTATATAACAGTAACCGAGTACGCAATAAGCTCGGTCCTGGTACAGGAAAAAGAAGGGGCTCAACGACCCATATATTTCGTCAGCCGTTTACTACGAGGCGCGGAGAAACGATATCCGACCTTGGAGAAGGCAGCTTTGGCGATC CGGAACTTACCCTACCTCGAGTTAAGGGCGAACGGTAACACCAGCAGAGAGGATGGGACGATCACAAAATGGATCCTATCAATAGATGGCTCTTCTAATCAACGAGGAAGTGGAGCAGGAGTAGTCCTAGAAGGACCTGGCGGGGTTCTCGTAGAACAATccctaaaattttcttttaaaaccaGCAATAATCAGGCTGAATATGAGGCTTTAGCCGCGGGAATATTACTAGCTAAGGAAATGGGAGTCCAACACCTCACTGCTCGGAGTGATTCCCTACTAGTAACTGGACAAGTCAATGGCGACTTTGCTGCAAGAGATCCCCAATTGGCACGATACCTGGAATATGTAAAATCTCTGGCTGCAACCTTTACCACTTTTGAGTTAGTTCATGTCCCTCGAGAAGATAATAACCGAGCGGATTTACTATCCAAGTTGGCCAGCTGTACCAAACCAGGGCAACAGAAATCAGTCATCAAGGAAACGCTAAAAGCTCCACGCGTAAGCAACTCGGAAAAGGTTGTAGTCATGACTTCTCATGGGAATAGTAACTCAGAAACCTGGATGACTCTCATCAAAGCCTACCTAGCAGACGGAGTGCTACCTTCAGACCCAACGGAGGCTAACCGTATAAAGAGGAGCTCTACCAGGTATACTTTATTAGATGGACACCTTTTTCGCCTGGGATTTTCTCGACCCATCCTAACTTGTATAAAGGAAGAGGAGGCCAAAAGGATTTTGACCGAACTACATGAAGGGATATGTAGAAGTCATATTGGAGGACGAGCCCTCATGTTACGAACGCTCCGAGCGGGCTATTTTTGGCCCACGATGAAGAAAGATTGCGCGGAGTTCGTACAAAGATGCGATCAGTGCCAAAGACACTCTAACCTACACATGCTCCACCCGAGGTCTTACATTCTATCAACGCTCCCTGGCCCTTCCACACCTGGGACATTGACATCTTGGGACCATTTCCACTAG
- the LOC114165581 gene encoding uncharacterized protein LOC114165581 yields MTKWIEAEPVASISASKVTGFIWKNIICRFGRPHYLISDNGTQFTSSQVRKLCKDVGVKQRFVSVEHPQTNGQAEAANKVILRALKRRISSARTSWPEEIPRILWAYHTTPQSTTHETPFNLVYGTDALLPVELSDSTRVRVASEIDDQGIRGNLDVLEEVRELSRITSEATKRRVERRYKTKVRPRDFKENDLVLRKAHANELEDKLSPKWVGPFRVQKVLLGGAYKLETLDGTTIPRTWNATNLHPQYAEGSLRTVRPRYVLGKILSMLRALCRTVRPRYVLGKNLSTLRDLCETVRPRYVLGKILSTLRALCETVRPRYVLGKILSTLRALCGSVRTPYKESQYVERLASIRLSFTYPITPLARNRFTISQ; encoded by the exons ATGACTAAGTGGATCGAAGCAGAACCAGTCGCTTCTATCTCGGCTTCGAAAGTCACCGGGTTTATATGGAAAAACATAATATGCAGATTTGGCAGACCACATTACCTCATATCAGATAATGGAACTCAATTCACAAGTTCACAGGTTCGGAAATTATGCAAAGACGTAGGAGTCAAACAGAGGTTCGTATCAGTAGAACATCCACAGACGAATGGCCAAGCTGAGGCAGCCAATAAAGTTATCTTAAGAGCACTCAAGCGAAGGATAAGCTCGGCGAGAACATCATGGCCGGAAGAAATACCCCGAATCTTGTGGGCTTATCACACAACCCCTCAGTCGACAACACACGAAACCCCCTTTAACCTGGTGTATGGGACTGACGCTCTTCTTCCGGTAGAACTCAGCGATTCAACAAGAGTAAGAGTCGCCTCGGAGATCGACGATCAAGGCATTCGTGGAAACCTTGATGTCCTGGAAGAGGTGCGGGAGTTAAGTCGTATAACAAGCGAAGCCACCAAGAGACGGGTGGAAAGACGATATAAAACTAAGGTACGACCTCGCGATTTCAAGGAAAACGACTTAGTACTCAGAAAGGCCCATGCAAACGAATTAGAAGACAAGTTATCCCCCAAATGGGTCGGGCCATTCCGTGTACAGAAGGTTCTTCTTGGAGGAGCTTACAAGCTGGAGACGCTAGATGGCACAACGATTCCCAGAACTTGGAACGCTACTAACCTAC atcctcagtacgctgagggctcTTTGAGAACGGTCCGACCTCGCTACGTGCTTGGGAAGATCCTCAGTATGCTGAGGGCTCTGTGTAGAACGGTCCGACCTCGCTACGTGCTTGGGAAGAACCTCAGTACGCTAAGGGATCTTTGTGAAACGGTCCGACCTCGCTACGTGCTTGGGAAGatcctcagtacgctgagggctcTTTGTGAAACGGTCCGACCTCGCTACGTGCTTGGGAAGATCCTCAGTACGCTGAGAGCTCTGTGCGGATCGGTCCGAACTCCCTATAAAGAATCTCAGTATGTTGAACGTCTTGCCTCGATCCGACTTTCTTTCACATACCCGATAACACCCCTAGCTCGAAATCGTTTCACCATCTCCCAATGA